In candidate division KSB1 bacterium, the following proteins share a genomic window:
- a CDS encoding thiamine pyrophosphate-binding protein, giving the protein MKETTGGEILAAMLAKEGVQKVFGIIDGTYFGFYSSLKKFGIDLISPRHEACALHMAGAYARLTGKLGVAMASNGPGVANALAGVAVENGEGNRVLLITSTRRSGIGYPDRGGTYQYFNQVGAIKPMAKWSGVALSFGRLPEMMRRALRLSYHGRPGVVHVDVPEDLMNGKTGAQPLLAPGRYRRVEAICASDEQVAVAAELLAAAQLPMIHAGSGVIHAAAYDELRTVAELLHAPVTTSWGGRSALPETHELAIPMTHIKLNQAVRTSADVVLTLGSRLGETDWWGKPPYWAPAGKQKMIQVDIDEEILGLNKPADWAILADVKIFLARLAEKLRPLQNKMPLTERRKAVKKFQNARNTYRQKLAAALQDTSVPMNPAHVAQVCRRVFADDAICVIDGGNTAVWAHFYHEARVPNTLLHTAKFGMLGAGVAQALGAAVALPGRQVYCIIGDGAMGFNLQEIETAVRNDLKPIYLVCCDRQWGMVKINQQFALRPVKTMVKKALPPEETINTDFAEIQFDRLAESMGAHGERVADPADLQPALERCLAANKCSVIHVDVNPVKHMWAPGLIHFKEMHREPRGR; this is encoded by the coding sequence GTGAAAGAAACCACCGGTGGTGAAATCCTGGCGGCGATGCTCGCCAAAGAGGGCGTGCAAAAAGTCTTTGGCATCATCGATGGCACCTATTTCGGCTTCTATTCCAGTTTGAAAAAATTCGGCATCGACTTGATCAGTCCGCGGCATGAGGCGTGCGCGCTGCACATGGCCGGTGCCTATGCGCGGCTCACCGGCAAACTGGGCGTGGCGATGGCAAGCAACGGTCCGGGCGTCGCCAATGCGCTGGCGGGCGTGGCGGTGGAAAACGGCGAGGGCAACCGTGTGCTGCTGATTACCAGCACGCGGCGCAGTGGCATCGGCTATCCCGATCGCGGCGGCACCTATCAATATTTCAACCAGGTCGGCGCGATCAAGCCGATGGCGAAATGGAGCGGGGTCGCACTGTCATTCGGCCGGCTGCCGGAGATGATGCGGCGGGCGTTGCGGCTCTCCTATCACGGCCGGCCCGGCGTGGTGCACGTCGATGTGCCGGAAGACCTGATGAACGGCAAAACCGGGGCGCAGCCGCTGCTGGCGCCCGGCCGGTATCGTCGGGTGGAGGCGATTTGCGCCAGTGACGAGCAGGTGGCGGTGGCGGCGGAGCTGCTCGCGGCCGCCCAACTGCCGATGATTCACGCGGGCAGCGGCGTGATTCATGCCGCGGCTTATGACGAGTTGCGCACGGTGGCCGAGCTGCTGCACGCACCGGTGACCACGAGTTGGGGCGGCCGCAGCGCACTGCCGGAGACGCATGAGCTGGCGATTCCAATGACCCATATCAAGCTCAACCAGGCGGTGCGCACCAGCGCCGACGTGGTGCTGACGCTGGGCTCGCGGCTGGGTGAAACCGATTGGTGGGGCAAGCCGCCCTATTGGGCGCCGGCGGGCAAACAGAAAATGATTCAGGTGGACATCGACGAGGAGATCCTCGGCCTCAACAAACCGGCGGATTGGGCCATTCTTGCCGATGTTAAAATCTTCCTGGCGCGACTGGCGGAGAAGCTGCGGCCGCTGCAAAACAAAATGCCGCTGACCGAGCGCCGGAAAGCAGTGAAGAAGTTTCAAAACGCACGAAACACTTACCGGCAAAAACTCGCGGCGGCCTTGCAGGACACCAGCGTGCCGATGAACCCCGCACACGTGGCGCAGGTGTGCCGCCGGGTGTTTGCGGATGACGCCATTTGCGTGATCGACGGCGGCAACACCGCGGTATGGGCGCATTTCTATCACGAAGCGCGCGTGCCCAACACGCTTTTGCACACTGCAAAGTTCGGCATGCTGGGCGCCGGGGTGGCGCAGGCGCTGGGCGCCGCCGTGGCGTTACCCGGGCGCCAGGTTTATTGCATCATCGGTGACGGCGCGATGGGATTCAACCTGCAGGAAATCGAGACCGCGGTGCGCAATGATCTGAAGCCGATTTACCTGGTCTGTTGTGACCGGCAATGGGGCATGGTGAAGATCAACCAGCAGTTCGCGCTGCGGCCGGTCAAAACGATGGTGAAAAAAGCCCTGCCGCCGGAGGAGACCATCAATACCGATTTTGCCGAAATTCAATTCGACCGGCTGGCGGAGAGCATGGGGGCGCACGGCGAGCGGGTGGCGGATCCGGCGGACTTGCAGCCGGCGCTGGAGCGCTGCCTGGCAGCGAACAAATGCAGCGTCATCCACGTGGACGTCAACCCCGTCAAGCACATGTGGGCACCGGGATTGATTCATTTCAAGGAGATGCACCGCGAGCCGAGGGGCAGGTAA
- a CDS encoding M14 family metallopeptidase codes for MSCTRWLRWQMPFAGIFWLSLLPADLFSQASHHPRLPPELPWRGQSEALIVSPDDPWITPAEKSGLTRTPRYDETVQWLRMLCAAAPELKMVSLGKSLQGRDIWMVIASREKAFTPAALRASRKPVFLVQAGIHSGEIDGKDAGMMLLRDLTVRRTKHELLDHVNLLFVPIFSVDAHERFSPYNRINQRGPLETGWRTTARNLNLNRDYTKLDAAEMRCLVRALNEYDPDLYFDIHVTDGADYQYDITFGYNGPHAHSPAGAAWLDQFLTPAVHRDLEAMGHIPGPLVGGPADGKDFRTGMIEWTASPRFSNGYGDLRHLPTVLVENHSLKPYKQRVLGTYVLLESTLRVLARHGSALQEAIATDRRRRMPEVPLAWRVPQTASPDSFTFLGVEAREVFSAITNSRYLQWTGKTYAAKIPLKKMSEAAQTVRRPTAYWIPPAWPEVIERLALHGIQMERLTAPREIAVEMYRLENVKLASRPFEGHVSVSATAVAETTTRQFPAGTVRIATDQPLGDLAVLLLEPASGDSFFRWGFFLECLSPAEYVEDYVMQPMAEAMLAEDAQLKAAFQTKVQSDSLFAQNPHERLQWFYQRTPFYDQEANLYPVAREL; via the coding sequence ATGAGCTGCACAAGATGGTTGCGCTGGCAAATGCCTTTTGCCGGCATTTTTTGGCTGTCTCTGCTTCCCGCAGATTTGTTCAGTCAGGCCTCCCACCACCCCCGCCTTCCGCCCGAATTGCCGTGGCGCGGTCAAAGTGAAGCGCTCATTGTCTCGCCCGATGATCCCTGGATCACGCCGGCGGAGAAAAGCGGATTGACACGCACCCCGCGCTACGACGAAACCGTGCAATGGCTGCGCATGCTCTGCGCGGCGGCGCCGGAGCTGAAGATGGTCTCGCTCGGGAAGAGTCTGCAAGGCCGCGACATTTGGATGGTGATTGCCTCCCGCGAAAAGGCCTTCACCCCCGCCGCCCTGCGCGCCAGCCGCAAACCGGTTTTTCTCGTGCAGGCCGGCATTCATTCCGGCGAGATCGACGGCAAGGACGCCGGCATGATGCTGCTGCGCGACCTGACGGTGCGCCGCACGAAGCACGAACTGCTCGACCACGTGAATCTGCTGTTTGTGCCGATTTTCAGCGTCGATGCCCATGAACGCTTCTCGCCCTACAACCGCATCAACCAGCGCGGCCCGCTGGAAACCGGCTGGCGCACCACCGCGCGCAATCTCAACCTCAATCGCGATTACACCAAGCTCGATGCCGCCGAGATGCGCTGCCTGGTGCGCGCCCTCAACGAGTACGATCCCGATCTTTATTTCGACATTCACGTCACCGACGGCGCGGACTATCAATACGACATCACCTTCGGCTACAACGGGCCGCATGCCCATTCGCCGGCCGGTGCCGCCTGGCTCGACCAGTTTCTCACGCCCGCCGTCCATCGCGATTTGGAGGCCATGGGGCACATCCCCGGCCCGTTGGTTGGCGGTCCGGCGGACGGCAAAGATTTTCGCACCGGCATGATCGAGTGGACCGCCTCGCCGCGTTTTTCCAACGGCTACGGCGACCTGCGTCATCTGCCCACTGTGCTGGTCGAGAACCACTCGCTCAAACCCTACAAACAGCGCGTGCTCGGAACCTATGTGCTGCTGGAAAGCACGCTGCGCGTCCTCGCCAGACACGGCAGCGCATTGCAGGAAGCCATTGCAACAGACCGCCGCCGGCGCATGCCGGAAGTGCCGCTCGCCTGGCGCGTGCCGCAAACCGCCTCCCCCGACAGCTTCACCTTTCTCGGAGTGGAAGCCCGCGAAGTATTCTCTGCCATCACCAACAGTCGCTACCTGCAATGGACCGGCAAAACTTACGCCGCCAAAATTCCGCTGAAGAAGATGAGTGAAGCGGCGCAGACCGTGCGCCGTCCCACCGCATACTGGATCCCGCCGGCATGGCCGGAGGTGATTGAACGCCTGGCCCTGCACGGCATCCAGATGGAACGGTTGACTGCGCCGCGCGAAATCGCCGTGGAAATGTATCGACTGGAAAATGTCAAACTCGCGAGCCGGCCTTTTGAAGGCCATGTCAGCGTGAGTGCCACGGCGGTGGCGGAGACGACAACGCGGCAATTCCCGGCGGGCACCGTGCGCATTGCCACCGACCAGCCGCTGGGTGACCTCGCTGTCCTCCTGCTGGAGCCGGCCTCCGGCGATTCTTTTTTCCGCTGGGGATTTTTTCTGGAATGTCTGTCGCCGGCGGAATATGTCGAGGACTATGTCATGCAGCCGATGGCGGAAGCCATGCTCGCCGAGGACGCACAGCTCAAAGCCGCCTTCCAAACCAAAGTGCAGAGCGATTCGCTTTTCGCACAAAATCCGCACGAGCGGTTGCAGTGGTTCTATCAACGCACGCCGTTTTACGATCAGGAGGCGAATCTTTATCCCGTGGCGCGGGAGTTGTGA
- a CDS encoding T9SS type A sorting domain-containing protein, producing the protein MQARIRLLLCGWCAALLLPLTLRPQSWQEMTPASGAAPVPRRNAAAVYDTAGHRLIIFGGRSTAGDRNDVWALHLTTNTWTELTPATGPAPAPRFTANGVYDSAQQLMLIWSGQGAVFFNDVWAFDPRSYSWSQFNPPDPRPNVRYGTAAVYDPRRRELVTFAGFTDQGRFDDTWRFKPADNAWQQLSLAIHPEKRCLHTACYDSRNHRMIIYGGQTNGARGDIWAFDLNQNQWRDLTPAASPAGRWFPASIYDSRNHRVINFGGNLGASQTNEVWAFALESGRWQQLHATGVGPASREGAAAIYLPEEDRMVIFGGRGGATDFNDVWFLNDLSVATSVEQDGGTSTAPRSLRLLGNYPNPFNPETVIVYELPQPQTVTLEIYNALGQRTRRLLSQLVPAGQHRVHWDGRDERGRKAAPGVYLCVLRSGKFSAARKMVLLE; encoded by the coding sequence ATGCAGGCTCGCATTCGTCTTCTGTTGTGCGGCTGGTGTGCGGCGCTGTTGCTGCCGCTCACGCTCCGGCCGCAAAGTTGGCAGGAAATGACCCCGGCCTCCGGCGCCGCGCCCGTGCCGCGCCGCAATGCCGCCGCGGTTTATGATACCGCCGGCCACCGCCTGATTATCTTCGGCGGCCGCAGCACTGCCGGTGATCGCAACGACGTCTGGGCATTGCATCTCACCACCAACACCTGGACGGAGCTGACGCCGGCCACCGGCCCTGCGCCAGCACCCCGCTTCACGGCCAATGGCGTTTATGATTCGGCGCAGCAGTTGATGCTCATTTGGTCGGGCCAGGGCGCAGTTTTCTTCAATGACGTGTGGGCCTTCGATCCAAGAAGCTATTCCTGGTCACAATTCAACCCGCCTGATCCCAGGCCCAATGTCCGTTACGGCACGGCCGCGGTGTACGATCCCCGCCGCCGCGAGCTGGTGACGTTTGCGGGCTTCACCGATCAAGGCCGCTTCGATGACACCTGGCGCTTCAAGCCCGCGGACAACGCCTGGCAGCAGCTCAGCCTGGCGATTCATCCTGAAAAGCGCTGCTTGCACACCGCCTGCTACGACAGCCGCAATCATCGCATGATCATCTACGGCGGCCAAACCAACGGCGCCCGCGGCGATATCTGGGCATTTGATTTGAATCAAAATCAGTGGCGGGATTTGACGCCGGCAGCAAGTCCGGCGGGGCGATGGTTTCCGGCGAGTATCTACGACAGCCGCAATCATCGCGTCATCAACTTTGGCGGCAATCTGGGCGCCAGTCAGACCAATGAGGTTTGGGCCTTCGCTTTGGAAAGCGGCCGGTGGCAACAATTGCATGCCACCGGCGTTGGGCCCGCGAGCCGGGAGGGCGCGGCCGCCATTTATCTGCCGGAGGAGGATCGCATGGTAATCTTCGGCGGGCGCGGTGGCGCAACTGATTTCAACGACGTTTGGTTTCTGAATGATCTCTCCGTGGCAACTTCGGTTGAGCAGGACGGTGGAACGAGTACTGCCCCACGTTCTCTGCGCCTGTTGGGCAATTATCCCAATCCCTTCAATCCGGAAACAGTGATTGTGTATGAATTGCCGCAGCCGCAAACCGTGACGCTGGAAATCTACAATGCCCTCGGCCAACGCACACGGCGCTTGCTCAGTCAACTCGTGCCCGCCGGGCAACACCGCGTGCATTGGGATGGAAGAGATGAAAGGGGCAGAAAAGCAGCACCAGGAGTCTACCTCTGCGTTTTGCGCTCGGGCAAATTCTCTGCGGCGCGCAAGATGGTCTTGCTCGAATAG
- a CDS encoding DUF192 domain-containing protein, protein MRNSSTAFFYTSIISGLICLLGGLGCKQQPDAKPATGSAAQIPEGRQRITVGATPLFVEVVQTDEERMRGLMFRAQLPEDQGMLFVFEVARLQSFWMRNTFIPLDIAFIASDGKIVDIQHMVPLDESKSYVSVAPAQYVLEVNAGWFARHGVKVGEVVRF, encoded by the coding sequence GTGAGAAATTCCAGCACAGCATTTTTCTACACCAGCATCATCAGTGGCCTGATCTGCCTGCTGGGCGGGTTGGGCTGCAAGCAGCAGCCCGATGCGAAACCTGCAACCGGGAGCGCAGCGCAAATCCCGGAAGGCCGCCAGCGTATCACCGTCGGCGCAACCCCGCTGTTTGTCGAAGTCGTGCAGACCGACGAAGAACGCATGCGCGGTCTGATGTTTCGCGCGCAACTGCCGGAGGATCAGGGCATGCTGTTCGTTTTTGAAGTGGCGCGCCTGCAATCGTTTTGGATGCGCAACACTTTCATCCCGCTGGACATTGCTTTCATCGCCAGCGACGGCAAAATCGTCGACATCCAACACATGGTGCCGTTGGATGAGAGCAAGAGTTATGTCTCGGTCGCGCCGGCGCAGTATGTTTTGGAAGTGAACGCCGGCTGGTTTGCACGGCACGGTGTCAAGGTGGGAGAGGTGGTGAGATTTTGA
- the rocF gene encoding arginase yields MSAVTIRVIGVPMDLGQSRRGVDMGPSALRYAGLYDRLLQLGHEIEDYGNVPVEDRAILPREGGIRFLPTVVKTCETVYQLGREAIAAGKIPLFLGGDHSIAAGTIGGITHDSPAGVLWIDAHGDFNTPESSPSGNIHGMPLAALMGQGAPELVNLGRPGAKLRPPDLVLIAVRDLDPLEKILLKQSGVTVYTMREIDERGISVVMREALRRLSHLSRLHVSLDMDSLDPLDAPGVGTPVPGGLTYREAHLVMEMLADSKLVRSIDIVEVNPILDHRNHTASIAVALLASLFGQSIL; encoded by the coding sequence ATGTCGGCTGTTACCATTCGCGTGATTGGTGTGCCCATGGACCTCGGGCAGTCCCGGCGCGGCGTGGACATGGGGCCGAGCGCCCTGCGCTACGCCGGCTTGTATGACCGCCTGTTGCAACTCGGGCACGAAATCGAAGATTATGGCAACGTGCCGGTGGAAGATCGCGCCATCCTGCCGCGTGAAGGCGGCATCCGGTTCCTGCCGACGGTGGTCAAAACCTGCGAGACCGTTTATCAACTTGGCCGCGAAGCGATTGCCGCCGGCAAGATTCCGTTGTTTCTCGGTGGCGATCATTCGATCGCCGCCGGCACCATCGGCGGCATCACGCACGATTCACCCGCCGGCGTGTTGTGGATCGACGCCCACGGTGACTTCAACACACCGGAGAGCTCGCCAAGCGGCAACATTCACGGCATGCCGCTCGCCGCGCTCATGGGGCAGGGCGCGCCGGAGCTGGTCAATCTCGGCCGGCCGGGCGCCAAACTCCGGCCCCCGGATCTCGTGCTGATTGCGGTGCGCGACCTCGACCCGCTGGAAAAAATCCTGCTGAAGCAAAGTGGCGTCACCGTCTACACCATGCGCGAAATCGATGAGCGCGGCATCTCCGTCGTGATGCGGGAGGCGCTGCGGCGTTTGAGTCATTTGTCACGGCTGCATGTGAGTTTGGACATGGACAGCCTCGATCCGCTCGATGCCCCGGGCGTCGGCACCCCCGTGCCGGGCGGCCTGACCTATCGCGAAGCCCATCTTGTCATGGAAATGCTGGCCGATTCGAAACTGGTGCGTTCGATCGACATCGTGGAGGTCAATCCCATTCTCGATCATCGCAATCACACCGCCAGCATTGCCGTCGCGCTGCTGGCCTCGCTTTTCGGCCAGTCGATTCTGTGA
- a CDS encoding pyridoxal phosphate-dependent aminotransferase, with the protein MMFSSRFTWSLHANRLSRVLEARHAAGQDVLDLTESNPTRAGFDYSAETILAALAQPQALVYEPSPRGLSPARAAIAGYYASLGHAVDPEALHLTASTSEAYAFLFKLLADPGDEVLAPQPSYPLFDFLTALEAVKLLHYPLHHDRQAGWRIDLERLAAMISTKTRALLVVNPNNPTGSFLKQEERQALNALCREYDLALISDEVFADYGHGDDPQRVTTLIDNHAVLTFVLGGLSKTLGLPQMKLAWIHVAGPADLAVEARERLDFIADTYLSVGTPVQQATPRLLALRREIQQQIRQRVAANERHLREQCHGRHGVRLLPREGGWYAVLALPPSVREEEFTLALLAQDHVLVHPGYFFDFAQEGFLVVSLLTRPAVLQEGTTRLLARLARGWDLRW; encoded by the coding sequence ATGATGTTTTCCTCGCGCTTCACGTGGAGCCTCCACGCCAATCGTTTGTCCCGTGTGCTGGAAGCCCGGCATGCGGCCGGCCAGGATGTGCTCGATCTCACGGAATCGAATCCCACCCGGGCCGGCTTCGATTACTCGGCAGAGACGATTCTGGCCGCGCTGGCGCAGCCGCAGGCGTTGGTGTATGAGCCGTCGCCACGCGGTTTGTCCCCCGCGCGGGCGGCGATTGCCGGCTACTATGCTTCTCTCGGCCATGCCGTTGATCCGGAGGCGCTGCATCTTACTGCGAGCACCAGTGAAGCCTACGCCTTTCTCTTCAAGTTGCTCGCCGATCCCGGAGACGAGGTGCTGGCACCACAGCCGAGTTATCCGCTGTTCGATTTTCTCACTGCGCTGGAGGCGGTGAAGCTGTTGCATTATCCCCTGCATCATGACAGGCAGGCGGGCTGGCGTATCGATTTGGAACGGCTGGCAGCCATGATCAGCACCAAAACACGCGCGCTGCTTGTCGTCAACCCCAACAATCCCACCGGCTCCTTTCTCAAACAGGAGGAACGTCAGGCTTTGAACGCGCTGTGCCGCGAGTATGATTTGGCCTTGATCAGTGACGAAGTTTTTGCCGACTACGGCCATGGTGATGATCCGCAGCGCGTGACCACGCTGATCGACAATCACGCCGTCCTGACCTTTGTGCTCGGCGGGCTGTCCAAGACGCTCGGTCTGCCGCAGATGAAGCTGGCCTGGATTCACGTGGCCGGCCCGGCCGACCTGGCGGTGGAAGCCCGGGAGCGCCTCGATTTCATTGCCGACACCTATCTTTCCGTGGGCACGCCCGTGCAACAGGCGACGCCGCGCCTGCTGGCGTTGCGCCGGGAAATACAGCAGCAGATTCGGCAGCGCGTGGCCGCCAATGAGCGGCATTTGCGCGAACAATGCCATGGACGACACGGAGTCAGGCTGTTGCCGCGTGAGGGCGGCTGGTATGCCGTGCTCGCGCTGCCGCCGTCCGTGCGTGAGGAGGAATTCACGCTTGCTCTGCTCGCGCAGGATCATGTCCTGGTGCATCCGGGCTATTTTTTTGATTTCGCGCAGGAGGGTTTCCTGGTGGTGAGCTTGTTGACGCGGCCGGCGGTGTTGCAGGAGGGGACGACACGCCTGCTGGCGCGCCTCGCGCGCGGGTGGGATTTGAGATGGTGA
- a CDS encoding sodium:alanine symporter family protein, with amino-acid sequence MQNELLNWINTASSYVWGPPMLVLLVGTGIYLTFLLRGLQFRTLKHSLYLALIKRKEDSHAAGDISHFQALMTALAATVGTGNIAGVATAIASGGPGALFWMWITGLFGMATKYAEAVLAVKYRVVDENGMMSGGPMYYLSRGLKNPRLGKFLGMLFALFAAIAAFGIGNMVQSNSVADAMHSSFGVPHAATGIVLAVATALVILGGIRSIARTASVLVPVMIVLYMLGGLLVLLINWRGIPDIVLYVLSDAFTPSAAIGGFAGATVLQGIRYGVARGVFSNESGLGSSPIAAAAAQTKNPVTQALVSMTQTFIDTIVVCSITGFTIIATGVWTTGKTGAQLTTAAFSTGLPGESGGLIVAVGLILFAYSTLLGWSYYGEKSVEYLFGVKSIKPYRVVFSIFVAVGAVAQLQLVWSLADLMNGLMAIPNLIGLLALSGVIVAETKKHFSNEKT; translated from the coding sequence ATGCAAAACGAGCTTTTGAATTGGATCAACACGGCCAGTAGTTACGTTTGGGGACCCCCGATGTTGGTGTTGCTGGTGGGCACCGGCATTTATCTCACCTTCCTGTTGCGTGGCCTGCAGTTTCGCACGCTCAAGCATTCACTCTATCTGGCACTCATCAAACGCAAAGAGGACAGCCATGCGGCCGGCGACATCAGCCATTTCCAGGCGCTGATGACGGCGCTGGCGGCCACCGTCGGCACCGGCAACATCGCGGGTGTGGCAACGGCAATCGCCTCCGGCGGGCCGGGGGCGCTGTTTTGGATGTGGATCACCGGCTTGTTCGGCATGGCCACCAAGTATGCCGAAGCCGTGCTGGCGGTCAAGTATCGCGTGGTGGACGAGAACGGCATGATGAGCGGCGGCCCGATGTACTACCTGTCGCGTGGCCTGAAGAATCCGCGCCTGGGCAAATTTCTCGGCATGCTGTTCGCGCTGTTCGCCGCGATTGCGGCGTTCGGCATCGGCAACATGGTGCAATCCAATTCCGTGGCGGATGCCATGCACAGCTCCTTCGGCGTGCCGCATGCCGCCACCGGCATCGTGCTGGCGGTCGCCACCGCCCTGGTCATTCTCGGCGGCATTCGCAGCATTGCCCGCACCGCCAGCGTGCTCGTGCCGGTCATGATCGTGCTGTACATGCTCGGCGGGCTGCTCGTGCTGTTGATCAACTGGCGCGGCATTCCCGATATCGTGCTGTATGTGCTGAGTGATGCCTTCACCCCGAGTGCGGCCATCGGCGGATTTGCCGGCGCCACGGTGCTGCAGGGCATTCGCTACGGCGTGGCGCGCGGCGTGTTCTCCAATGAATCCGGCTTGGGCAGCTCACCGATCGCCGCGGCCGCCGCGCAAACGAAAAACCCCGTGACCCAGGCGCTCGTTTCGATGACGCAGACCTTCATCGACACCATCGTGGTGTGCAGCATCACCGGCTTCACGATCATCGCCACCGGCGTGTGGACCACGGGCAAAACCGGCGCCCAGCTCACCACCGCCGCGTTCAGCACCGGTCTGCCCGGCGAGAGTGGCGGGTTGATCGTTGCCGTCGGCTTGATTCTGTTCGCCTACTCCACCCTGCTGGGATGGAGCTACTATGGCGAGAAATCCGTCGAGTACTTGTTCGGCGTCAAGTCGATCAAACCGTATCGCGTGGTGTTTTCCATCTTTGTCGCCGTCGGAGCCGTGGCCCAGTTGCAGCTGGTGTGGTCACTGGCGGATTTGATGAACGGCCTCATGGCGATCCCCAATCTCATTGGATTGTTGGCGCTGTCGGGCGTGATTGTGGCAGAAACCAAGAAGCATTTCTCCAACGAGAAAACGTGA
- a CDS encoding site-2 protease family protein has translation MKWSFKFATIFGIEVKVHAIFLLLLFFVGWTNTAAGGPAAGLAAVLFFLTIFLFVLLHELGHSLAALRYGVVVRDIVLLPIGGVARMENLPKNPRQEIVIALAGPAVNFAAVIVLYLVLQTLGLPVDHLSFDLSGKDFWNGMLSLNAFMGLFNLIPAFPMDGGRVLRALLALRYPYGRATRYASNIGQIFAVLFSLAGIFFLNNWWLVVIAVFIFTGAGSEESMVRLREAIEGVAVARVMSTRVYTLAPDDPLRKALEHSYQGCQDDFPVLQNQRLVGILPKSKVMAAIYQRGVEAPVCDFMETRFTAVRPFASLARVYEEMLEKKLDSVPVVDDNRILGMLTLENIGRYFMVASTLEKKAG, from the coding sequence ATGAAATGGTCATTCAAATTCGCCACGATTTTCGGCATTGAAGTCAAGGTGCACGCCATCTTCCTGCTGTTGCTGTTTTTCGTCGGCTGGACGAACACCGCCGCGGGCGGCCCGGCGGCCGGCCTGGCTGCCGTGCTTTTCTTTTTGACCATCTTCCTGTTCGTGCTGCTGCATGAGCTCGGGCACAGCCTGGCGGCGCTGCGCTATGGCGTGGTGGTGCGCGACATCGTGCTGTTGCCGATCGGCGGCGTGGCGCGCATGGAAAATCTCCCGAAAAATCCCCGCCAGGAAATCGTCATCGCGCTGGCGGGGCCGGCGGTGAACTTTGCCGCAGTGATCGTGCTCTACCTTGTCCTGCAAACCCTCGGTCTGCCGGTGGATCATTTGAGCTTCGATCTCAGCGGCAAAGACTTCTGGAACGGCATGCTCAGCCTGAACGCTTTCATGGGGCTGTTCAATCTCATTCCCGCCTTCCCGATGGATGGCGGCCGCGTGCTGCGCGCGTTGCTCGCGCTGCGCTATCCCTACGGCCGCGCCACGCGCTATGCCAGCAATATCGGCCAGATCTTCGCGGTGTTGTTCAGTCTGGCGGGCATCTTCTTCCTCAACAATTGGTGGCTGGTGGTGATTGCAGTGTTCATCTTCACCGGCGCCGGCAGTGAAGAGAGCATGGTGCGCTTGCGCGAGGCGATTGAGGGCGTCGCGGTCGCGCGTGTCATGTCCACGCGCGTGTACACACTTGCCCCCGACGATCCCCTGCGCAAAGCGCTCGAACACTCCTATCAAGGCTGTCAGGATGATTTCCCGGTGCTGCAAAACCAGCGGCTGGTCGGCATTCTCCCCAAAAGCAAAGTCATGGCGGCCATCTATCAACGCGGCGTGGAAGCCCCGGTGTGCGACTTCATGGAGACGCGCTTCACCGCGGTGCGGCCCTTTGCCAGCCTGGCGCGCGTGTACGAAGAGATGCTGGAAAAAAAGCTGGATTCCGTGCCGGTGGTGGACGACAACCGCATTCTCGGCATGCTGACCCTGGAAAACATCGGCCGCTACTTCATGGTGGCCTCCACGCTGGAAAAAAAGGCAGGATAA
- a CDS encoding TPM domain-containing protein translates to MKVKHACRRFRWTGLALSQLLWLWASAHGQEFPQPVGHVNDFAGVIPAGTAAQLTALCTELEQKTGAELAIVTVDSIGDYDYVDYAVRLFERWGIGKKGRDNGVLILLTVRERKARIEVGYGLEGILPDITVGRIFRQYMLPELRRNDYGAGLLAGAAALAGLIAADAGVELTGAIQPRLRRERGADRSLSMPALLFFFLVILILARSGLLGPLVLSGGLGGSRRSGGFGGGFGGGGFGGFGGGRSGGGGAGGSF, encoded by the coding sequence GTGAAAGTGAAGCACGCCTGCAGGCGTTTCCGTTGGACCGGCCTTGCACTTTCCCAGCTTCTCTGGCTGTGGGCATCGGCGCACGGTCAGGAGTTCCCGCAGCCCGTCGGCCATGTCAATGATTTTGCCGGGGTCATCCCTGCGGGAACAGCCGCACAACTCACCGCGCTGTGCACCGAGCTCGAGCAGAAGACCGGCGCCGAGCTGGCAATCGTCACCGTAGACTCGATCGGCGATTACGACTATGTCGATTATGCCGTGCGGTTGTTTGAACGATGGGGAATCGGCAAGAAGGGGCGCGACAACGGCGTGTTGATCTTGCTCACGGTGCGCGAGCGCAAAGCCCGCATCGAAGTGGGCTACGGTTTGGAGGGCATTTTGCCCGACATTACCGTGGGCCGCATCTTCCGCCAGTACATGCTGCCCGAGTTGCGGCGCAATGATTACGGTGCCGGCCTGTTGGCGGGCGCGGCTGCTCTCGCCGGTCTGATTGCCGCCGATGCCGGCGTGGAGCTGACCGGCGCGATCCAGCCGCGGCTGCGGCGGGAGCGCGGCGCAGATAGAAGCCTGTCGATGCCGGCGCTGCTCTTCTTTTTTTTGGTGATTTTGATCCTGGCGCGCAGCGGCCTGCTCGGCCCGCTGGTGCTCTCCGGCGGTCTCGGCGGCTCCCGTCGCAGCGGCGGATTTGGCGGTGGTTTTGGCGGCGGCGGATTCGGTGGTTTTGGCGGCGGCCGCAGCGGTGGCGGTGGCGCCGGCGGCAGCTTCTGA